DNA sequence from the Candidatus Kaistella beijingensis genome:
TTCATAGTGGTGACTTTATAGGATTAAAATTAATTCAAAAGACTCCTATTTACAAGACGTTCAATTATTGGACAGCCCATAAACAGGTAGTTTCTGATAAATTCGGTTACCCTAATAAGGCAATATTTTGGGTAACCGAATTTATCCCCTACGAAATGCAAAAAATTGTAATTTTTATGATGCCGAAAAAACAAAAACCCTCTAAATCATACGATTTAAAGGGTTTTGTAAGGTTTTGCCTTTTAAGTGGCGATCCGGACGGGACTCGAACCCGCGACCTCCGCCGTGACAGGGCGGCATTCTAACCAGCTGAACTACCGGATCTTCCTCAAGAAATATGGTTTCTTTCTTTTTGGTGAGTGCAAAAATACAACTTTTATCATATCCCACAAATAATTTCCAAAAAAAATGCTCTCCAAAAAAGGAAAGCACTCATTTTCAAGTAAATTATTTTCTATAAATGTGCAGAAAGTTTTTCCGCAATGGTTTCTTTCGGTGCAACTCCTACAATTTTATCAACTACTTCACCATTTTTGAAGATCAAAACTGTGGGAATATTTCTGATGCCATAATCTACAGAAACTTGTTGATTGTTATCCACATCTACTTTTCCAACTACCGCTTTTCCTTCGAAATCTGCCGCTACTTCCTCAATAATCGGTCCCAACATTCTACATGGTCCACACCAAACTGCCCAAAAATCAACCAATACTGGTTTATCTGAATTCAGAACCATCTCCTGAAATGACTGATCTGTAATTTCTAATGCCATTTTTCTATTTTTTAATTATAATTCTTACGCAAATTTACAACTTTCCTGCCAATTTTTAACGCGGTTTATCTATGTTCAAAATTTGTTTTTTCTATTTCAAAGGATGAAGAAATTTCTTTTAAGGCATCCACCAAAACATCAATTTGTTCCGTTGTTGTCAGATGACTGAAAGAAATTCGCAACGGTGTTGAATTCTGCATTTCTTCCTCATCCAGAATCATCATCATGACCATAGATGGTTTTGACGCACCAGATGAACACGCGCTTCCTTGTGAAACTGCTATTCCTTTCATATCCAACTTTAATCCAATCATTGGGTCTTTGAAAGGCAGCAATGCACTTACAAGAGTGTATAAACTTTTATCTTTTTCCGCGCTTCTTCCATTAAATTTAATTCCTGGAATTTCTGCACTTAATCGCTCAATTGTATAATCTTTAATTGCTTGAATGTATGAAGCGTATTCGGTGATATTGTTCAATGAAATTTCCAAAGCTTTACCTAAACCTACAATTCCGCAAACGTTTTCGGTTCCTGCTCTTAAAGTTCTTTCCTGTGGTCCACCAGTAATAATTCCCTTTAAACCTGAAGATTTTCTTACAAAAGCAAAACCGATTCCTTTCGGACCATGAAATTTGTGCGCGCTGCATGAAGCAAAATCTAAAGGAATTTCAGAAAAATCCAATTTCATGTGCGCCATCGACTGTACCGTGTCAGTATGAAAAAGCGCTTTGTTTTCTTTGCAGATTTCTGCTACTTTTTTTAGGTCAATCAAGTTTCCTATTTCATTGTTGGCGTGCATTAAACTCACCAAAGTTTTCTTTTCAGAATTTTTCAGCAGTTCCTCTAATTTATTTAAATCAAGATCCCCTTTCTGATCAGGACGAAGGTAAACCACCTCAACTCCCCGTCTTTTCTTCATGTCCAAAACCGTTTCTGCAACGCATTTATGTTCCATTGGAGAAGTAATGATTCTTTCCACCCCCAAATGATTGACGCAGGATTTGATAATCATATTATTGGACTCGGTTCCACAGCTGGTGAAAATGATTTCGGCGGGAGTAACGTGAAGATAATCAGCAACTTCTCTCCTTACGTTTTCAATAAGAATTTTCGCTTCCTGGCCGAAACTGTGCGTTGATGACGGATTACCGAAATTCACTTTCATCACGTCCACCATTGCATCAATTACTTCTTCGGAAAGCGGCGTTGTTGCTGCGTTATCCAAATATATTTTATCCATTTTACTTTTATTGAAAAACTGATTTATTTGTGAAATTTTTCGGGAACTAATTTAATGAAAAAATTCAAAGTGACTTTCATTTGCCCATTCTAGCATCTCCTTGTCTCCCGAAGTATCTCCGAAAGCAATTGTTTTATCGAATTTTTTGCCTTGAAGCGCTTCCTTAATCCTATGAACTTTCTCTCCACCGTTGCAATTATTTCCCACAAAATTGCCAGTGAAAATATCATTCTTGAATTCTGCTCTTGTTGCCAATAAATTCATCTTAAATTTTTCTGCAAATGGCTTTACCCAAATATCGAGAGAAGCAGTAACGAGATAGCTTTCCGTATGTTCTCTGTCAATATTTTGAATGAATTCTATGGCGTTTTCTCTGATGATCTCGGGATAATATTTTTCAAAAAACTGCTGAGATTTCTCTTCGATTTTTGTTTTTGATTGCCCTTTTAAAATGGATGAAATAAAGCTTTTTTTAACTTTTTCGGCACTGGCTAATTTTAATTTCAATAAAATAAAAAGCGGAATATGTTTCAGAAACTGAAAATTAAATTTCGCGGAATTGTAGAATTTAAGATACAAAAACATGGTGTCTTTGTAGGTTAAAGTTCCGTCAAAATCAAAAAAATACAACTTTTTCATCAGTAATAAGCAATGAGCAATGAGTAATATATTTTGTGAATCTACAGCTTCAATTTCTTAAAAATAAATTCTGGAATGTTTTTAATAATCAACATAATGATTGACCAAATTGGCAAAACATAAGCCACGTTTTTTTGACTTTTATATGCTTTATAAATACTTTCCGCTGCTTGTTTTGGTGTTGCAGTGAGTTTGGGATTTAGAGGCAGACCTTCTGTCATTTTCGTGTCCATGAACCCAGGTTTTACGGTCATCACGTGGACTTTTTTATCGTAAAGATAATTTCTCAATCCACTTAAATAAGCAGTTAATCCCGCTTTTGCACTTCCGTAGATGAAATTGCTTTGTCTTCCCCGATCACCTGCAACAGATGATAAAACAATCATGTTTCCTGAGCGTTGTCTTTCCATTTTTTCGGCAAAGAAATTGAGAACGGGAACAAGTTTTGCGTAATTGATATCGATGATTCTTTCTGTATTTTTATTGTCGTAAAGTCCTTCTTCTGTTCCTTCGCCCAGATAACCGGTTGCGCAGAAAAGCAGGTCAGAAGTGATGTCGTCAAATTTCGTGTAGTCGATTTCCTTCATCAAATCGAGTTCGATGATTTCAGATTGCTGAAAATATTTTACATCAATATGCTTTGCAAATTTCTCCGTAGTTTCCTTATTGGAAGTAAAAAGAAAAATGGTTGAATATTTTCCACCTGCTTCCAAAACCTTTTCTACAAAGGATTGTGCGACTTCTGAATTGCTTCCGAGTATAATCATGAGTAATGCGTAATAAGCAATGAGTAATTTTGGTAATTGCTCAATACCTACTAATTGTTATTAATAATTCTTTTATGTTGGAGTGAAACGAATTTCGGGTTTTGAACATTTTGCAGATAGTTCGTCAACGAAGATTTGCTCATGGAATCTTTGGTAAGATATATTCTTCCTCCAAATTCCTCCACGATTGCATCAAGTTTCTCTACCAAATTTTTCAGTTTTGAATTCACTTTAAAATCCAAAGCCAAAGTGTAACCTTCAAATGGGAATGAATTATAAGCTTCTGGATTATTTTTTCCGAAAAGTTTTAAAACTGCTAAAAAAGAACCGTTCCCACTTTTGGCGATGGTTTCTAAAATACGCTTCATACCTTCCTTTCCTTTTTCTTTCGGAATCACCATTTGGTACTGGATGAAACCTGTTTTTCCGTAAATTTTATTCCAGTCATTAACTGCATCCAAAGGATAAAAGAATGTTTCGTAATCAATATAATTCTTAATTTCTTTGGAGCGTTGTTTATTGAAATACAGAAAGTTAAATAGTTTTACCGTCAAATTATTCAAAACAAAATTGGGGAAATAAAAAGGAACGGTTGGGCTAAATTTCTTTTTCAGTCTTAAAGGATTTTCCTGAAGTTTTTTTGGCAATTGATGCTTAAATGCATGTTCACCACGCATCATGATACTTCTGCCAATATTTTTTCCGGTTTGTAAGCAATCAATCCAAGCGACGTTGTAAGTCCAGGATTCACTTTCTTCAAACAGTTTGAAAATCTCGTCCAAATTTTCCGCTTTGATACTTTCTTGTCTTATGTAGGCGGTTTCAATGTTCTTTAGCTTGAATTTTGCGGAAAGGATAATTCCAGTAAGTCCCATTCCACCAATTGTTGACCAAAATTTTTCAGAATTTTCTTCTCTGGAACATTTTAAAACTTCACCGTTTTCGTTCAGCAAACTAAATTCTATAACATACTCTGAAAAACAGCCTTCTGCATGATGATTTTTACCGTGAACATCGGATGCAATTGCTCCACCAACGGAAATAAACTTTGTTCCCGGTGTTACATACAAAAAATATCCCTGTGGAACAACGACCTCCAAAATGTCTGAAAGCAAAACGCCCGATTCACACTCAATAATTCCATTTAGGCGATCGAAACTGATGAACTTGTTTAGTCTTTTGGTAGAAAAAATGTGCTCTGAAAGTGATGCGTCACCGTAACATCTTCCGTTTCCTCGTGCGATGATTTCGTTGTTTGATTTTACGAAATCTTTGATTTTCTGTAGAGAATCTTCAGACTTTACTTCTTTTTCCACGACCGGAAAATTTCCCCAATTCGTGACTTTCTGTGTAAAATTCGGTTTCATTATTTGAAATAAATTTGAAGTAAAAAGGCAACCAGCCAGAGTACTAAAGTGCCCTGAATATACCTGTCTTTATAGATAATTTTTGTGGGGGATTCGGTTTTATTATACACTAAAGTCTGCTGCAGATATCGTAAAAAAGCAAAAACCACGAAGATCACCGTATAAAAAACACGTGGGTGAAAACGCTGCTGAACTTCTGGCGAAAGCGTAAACATCAAATAGCAAACAATCGCCAAAGCGCAGCTAATAGAAAGCGCAATGTCTGCAAACTGAACATTGTAACCGTCGAGAGCTTTTCTGGTTCTGCCTGAAATCTGCGCATTGATGAGCTCTCCCCTTCTTTTTCCGATCGCCAAAACCAGCGCCAGAACAAAAGTTAATAAAATCGCCCATTGTGAAATGAAAATCCCAGTTGCATAACCTCCCGCTAAAACCCGCAATACAAAACCAATAGCTATGATGCAGACGTCTACAATGGCAACATGCTTTAGCTTAAAAGTATAAGCAATGTTCATTAGAAAGTAAAAAATAATGATGGTGGCAAACTTCCAGAAATTTTGATGGAAATATTGTTCACCAAAAAATATCAGGCCTACACCAATTGCAATAACAAAAAGCAATATTCCTATTGCACCGCTTTTGGAAATCGCACCGCTTGCCAAAGGACGATTCTTTTTTTCAGGATGTTTTTTGTCCGATTCAATATCCGAATAATCGTTGATGATGTAAATAGAACTGGCTGCGAGCGAAAAAACCACAAAAGCAAAAATGCTTTTCATCAAAAGGCCTAAGTTGGTAATATTGCCGGAAAAAAACAAAGGTGCAAAAACGAAAAAGTTTTTCACCCATTGTTCAATCCTTAATAGTTTGAGATATTTCGCCATCCGTGTTATAATCAGCTACAAAATTAATGAATTTTAAATAAAAAAAATCCGCCCGAGCGGATTTAAGTATTGTTGATATAATTTGGGGTTTAGTTACCTTCTTGAGCGTCGTTGATCATCTTTTCATTAGCGGTAATTGCAAACTCCACTCTCCTATTTTGAGCTCTACCTGCTTCGGTATCGTTGCTTGCAATTGGACTTGCTTCACCCATTCCCATTGTGTTCATTCTGCTTGAAGCAATACCTTTCGAAATAAGGTAAGCTTTTACAGACGCTGCTCTTCTGTCCGACAAACTTAAATTATATTCATCGGTACCTTTAGAGTCGGTATAACCATAAATATTGATGTTAGTGTCCGGATTGTTGATCAAAACTTCTGCAAGTTTATCCAAATTTGCCTTTGCCAATGGTTGAAGATCTGATTTATCGAAGGCAAAGTTAACCATGTTTTCTTTTAAAGTCACTTTTATACCTTCACCAACTCTTTCTACTTCCGCTCCTGGTAAAGTTTCCTTAATTTCCTTGGCTTGTTTGTCCATTTTTCTGCCGATCACATTACCAGCAACTCCACCAACAACCCCACCTAGAACAGCTCCGATTGGAGCGTTTCCTCCTTTACCTATGTTATTCCCTAAAACACCTCCGATTACAGCTCCAGCTGCAGTACCAATAACGGTCCCTCTTTGTTGGTTGTTTGAATTTTTCACTGCTTCACAGCTTGTCATTACCAACGAAGTTGAGATGAAAAGTGCAGCAATATTTGTTTTGTTAAAAAGTTTCATAATTTGAAATTTTATTATTCTTTAATTAAATGAAGAAATCTAAACAGACTTCTACCATTCTATTTTGTTTTCATTGAAGTTCTTTGAAAATTGTATACGATTGTAACGTTTTGACCAGCAGACATTACATTATCGACCAAAGAAAATTGATCTGTTGTTTGGTTTTGTAAAGTTAATGAATACCCTTGAGTTACTGCTTTTGCTTTAGAACCTTCAAGAATTTTTTTGAATTTGAATTCATTTCCGTTTACTACCTCAAATTTAATTGGCATTACTACACTTGGACATGAACCACCACCATTTAAAGTGTAGGAACCAGTCCAGTTGTTAGGGATTAAAGTCCAGTGACTTCCTACGAAACATTGTGCATCTGCACCTTCATCAAATGGTTTTACTTTAAAGTTTTTGTCGTAATCAATACTTGTGAGTTCCCAATCACCTTTCAATTTTAGAAATTCGGCTCTGTTTTCCTGTGCAGTTTTTGCATTTTTCACACCGGAACAAGAAACGGTGAAAGCCGCCGCCAAAATTCCGCTAAGTAATAAATTTTTCATAGTAGTAATATTAATTGTTTTAATATTTACAAAAAACCGTGCCATTTTAATTAAAACCACAAAAAAAGTCCAAATTAACGGACTTTATTAAATAGTGATCTTCACTTTATTTTCTTTTTACCACTTTTTTCACTGGCTTTTTCACATTTTTTTTAACCATTGTAGGTTTTGTATCATTCTGTGATGGTGAAGCTTTGTAGAAATTTGTGAAAGCATATTCCGCTGCTTTTCTCAAATCTATTACTCCGCCTGCTTCAGAAATCAAATCGAATCTGTTGTTGGTGTTTGAATTAATCATCGCATTTACAGAAGATTTATTTACGGTTTTTACCAAAGATTCAATAATTTGTTCCGGTTTCAAATTCGGCATGTAAGCTAAGAGAACCGAAGCTGCTCCTGCTACAACCGGAGAAGCCATCGAAGTTCCCTGAAGATATTCATACTTTCCATCAGGAACCGTTGAATAAATCTTTTCTCCCGGCGCAAAAACATTCACCATTTTTTGGTTATAGTTGGAGAAATTTGCTCTCAAAAATTCATTGTCATTGGTGGAAGCTCCTACAACAATCATGTTATTGATGAATGGTTTCGCGTCATTAACATCTTTAAAGTTGGTTGGGAAATACTGACTCTCAAAAATATTTTCATTTTCGTTTCCTGCTGCTTTCACCAAAAGAACACCTTTGTCATGAGCATATTTGAAAGCATCCCAAACTACATTTTTCCCCGGTGAAACAGGTTTCCCAAAACTCATGTTTAAGATTTTCGCACCATTGTCAACTGCGTAACGAATTGCGTTTGCAACATCTTTATCTCTTTCATCACCATCTGGAACGGCACGAACAGTCATAATTTTTGCCGTTTTGTAACCCACTCCGTACTGGATTTCATTTCCTTGCGGATAACCTGCGATGATTCCGGCAACGTGAGTTCCGTGTTTTGCGTCAGGACCTTCGAAATGGTTGTTTCCGTAATATTTCTGGGTATAATCTTCGTAATTATCGCCCACGATTTCTGCACGTGGATCGTAATCTAAATTATACTGTTTTGTAGCTTGTGGACCATAATAATCCAAAGCTTCCTTCATTTGAGCATCCAAAAATTTCTGAACTTCCGCAGGAGATTTTCCTTTCACAGAGGGATCTTGTGCAATTTGCCCCAAAACTGAAGCTGCCATTGCCTGTTCTTGAGTGGTTGGTTTAATTGCAGCAACAACTTCGGGAGTTAAATTTTGACCATTTAACATGGCAACCATACCCGGAATCATTTTCTGAATTCTTGAATACGTTTCGTAACCTTGTTTTGCTTCAATGCTTTTCTTGTTGAAAAGATCTTTGGATTTCATGTACATTGCAAATTCTTCTGGCATTTTTACCTGATTTGCTTTGTTGGCCGCTGAATTTGCTCCTTCAAAAATCGGTTGGTATTTTTTTACGACACGCGTAACTTCCATGTTATCAACATCTACATCTCCATTTTTTCCACCTGCGAAATTCCATCCGTAAACATCGTCGATGTAGCCGTTTCCGTCATCGTCTTTTCCGTTGTTTGGAACTTCGTTTGGATTTTTCCACATGTTTTTGATTAAACCTGGATGGTCAACTTCTACTCCACTGTCTAGAACTCCAACAATCACGGGTTTTGGTTTCAAACCTTTCGATTCCAAATATTTGTATGCATTTTGAGTATTTACTCCGTAAACATTTGCCGCAGAAAAATCTTTATGATACCAAGTCATCAAATCCTTATCTTTCATCGGGTCTAAAGTCGTTTCCGCAGTTTGTGCAAAAGATGCAAAACCTGTCATAAAACAAGCCGCAATCAGTATTTTTTTCATATTATATTATTTTGTTTTGATATTTTTTAAATAAGTCAAAGATTCGGGTCCTTTGTTACAAATCAGGTCAAGAATTGAAAGGTCTTTCTCAAATCCCATCTTATCGGAAAAAGTTTGATAATAATCATCCATTGCGTATTCTGACGCCTGTTTTGCTGAAAATTTTTCCCTGAAATCTTCACCTTCAAAATTTTTGACATATTCATCACTCAAAGAATATGCCTTTTCTGTTTTCAGAATGTTTTGGATGATTTTTAAAGCGTTCAAGTTAAATTCAACTAAAGAATTTGTTTGAAAACTGAAAATATCTTCCATTTTATTTTCGTAAAACTCAAAGTAAGGGGAACTTTGATAAGCTGTCTTTATCGATTTCCAATGAAGTTTTCTCCAATTTTCTCTGTCCGAAATCTCAAGTTCTTTCAACACTCTTTTTCCGTTATGGTTTATTGGAATAATTAATGACAATCTTCCGTTTGCTCCATAAATATTGCATCGGTTGCGATAAGTTTGCTTCGGAAAATTTTCAAACTGTTCTAAAATGATTTCGTTTTCTTCCTTTAAAAATTCGGAAAACCATGAAATTGGCGGGAGATAAAATAGGGGTAATAATATTTTCATTTTTTAATAAATTTTGGCTAAAGCCAAAGATTTTTCTTTCTAAAAAAACGGGCTAAAGCCCGTTCCTATTGATGATTGACAAACTTTCATTTAATCGCAGAACTTCTTTCTAGCCCCGATTGAACGGCGTGTTTGAGCTCTTTTTGCTTGCGATGATATTAGCTTGGCGCAAAAAAGCGAGTAGTGAAAGCGGGAAACAGCTCCTAAAAAATCTACTCTTCTGTTTCTTTTTTCTTGAATAATTTCATGATGTAATCCCAACCGAAAAACAGCACCAAAACCAAAACAGCAACCCACCAATAGGAAGTTTTGTTGGCTTCTCCCGTATTTGTTGCCTTGAACATTCTGTCCCAACGAATTTTGGTCGGCGCTTGATAAGACGAACCGGCGTCTTTAAACAATCCTTCCACGCTCATCCAAGTAAACATAGGCTTTCCGACGATATTTTCTTCAGGAACGAAACCGAAAAATCTTGCATCCAAAGAAGCATCGCGGTTGTCACCAATCATCATATAATAATCCTGTTTGATGGTGTATTTATTGGTTTCCTGACCATTGACAAAAATTTTTCCGTTTTTGTTTTCGAGTTTGTTGTGTTCGTATTCGGAGATAATCCACTGATATTCAGGTAAAGTTTCTTGATTTAAAGTCACCACATCTCCTTTTTTCGGGATTTTTAAAGGACCGTACCAATCTTGGTTCCACTTTTTGTTGATGGGGAAAATCGATTGAGTGGTGTCGATTTTCTTGGTGTACGCATCTCTTTCTGCATTTAATTTATAACCAACCGCCGCAGAATCTTTTGGCCAAACGTGTTCTTCCATTTTAATAATTTGTGGAAGCGCCTTTATTTCTTTCGCAGTTTCATCCGTCAAACCTTGAAAATCATAAAGGTAACCGTTTTGAGTTTGAATTTCCTGAAGCGGCAAAAATCCGTATTTGTTGTACAAAGCAGGAACATCTAATTGACTGCCAGTTTGCGCAATGTATTTGTGCTGTACTTTTTGATCGCCTAAAACGGTTTCAGCTTTTCCGTTGACGAAAAGGCGTCCCGCTCTCATTTCAATTACGTCTCCTGCAACTGCGACGCATCTTTTCACATAAGGATCTTTTCTGTCAATCGCTGTGTGCACCGAATCTTGCGGATAATTGAAAACGACAATATCGTTTTTCTGCGGCTTGTTGAATTGCAACAATCTTGAATATGGGAGCTTCACCGCATCGACGTAAGATTTTGGGTCGTCTTTAGGATTTCCTTTTTGACCTGTATCCATAATTGTTCCCTGCAAAAAAGGGATTGCTAAAGGTCGCATCGGCATTCTATAACCGTAACTCCATTTGTTTACAAAAAGGAAATCTCCAACTAAAAGTGTTCTTTCCATTGAACCTGTCGGAATTCCAAAAGGCTGGGTTAAGAAAACGTGGATGATGGTTGCAAAAACCACCGCAAAGGTGATGGAACCAAGAAAGGATTCTTTCTTTTTCTCCTTTTTTTCGTCTTCGGTTAAATAAAGTTCGTCTTCGGTTTCAACTTCTGCATCTTTTGAATAATTCACAATTGCCATGTAAATAAACGGAAGAATTACGGTCAATAATTTTTGTGTAAAACCCGATTTCCCAAAATGTTTCATTAAAAACAAATGAAAAACCGTCATCATAATCGGTCCCACAATCGGAAGATAAGCCATTGCAACCCACCATTTCGGATGCTTGGTTTCTTTCTGAATGATGAAATAATTGTAAAACGGCACAAACGCAAAAAGCGGATTGTAACCCATTTTTTTGAACAATTTCCACGTTGAAATCCCCATCAATAGTGAAAGAATGATAACATAAACGGAATAGATTAGAAAGTAATTCATATTTTTTGGCTTTCAGCGTTCAGCAATTTGCTTTCGGCGTTGTGTTTAGATTAGTTTATTAGTTGTGGCTTTTGTTACAAAACATGAGCAATGAGTAATTAGTAATGAGCAATATTCTAAAAACATCAAATTTATTACCTATTGCTGATTGCTTATTAATTATGAAAAAAGTACATCTTTCATTGAAAAGTTTCCTTTTTTTCCTTGAATCCATTCTGCGGCAATGACTGCTCCTAAAGCAAATCCGTTTCTATTGAAGGCGGTGTGTTTGATTTCTATTTCATCCACTTCGCTTCGGTAGAAAATACTGTGCGTTCCGGGAACCTCATCTTCGCGAATGGCAAAAATTCCGAGTTTGTTTCCTTTGGTTTCATCCAATTTCCAAGCGTCGAAACGATGGTCGTTTTTAATAATTCCTTCTGCCAAAGAAATCGCAGTTCCACTTGGTGCGTCTTTTTTATGGGTGTGATGAATTTCTTCCAACTGAACTTTATACTCAGAGAAGTTTTTCATCAAATCTGCCAACTTTTCATTTAAGGCAAAAAACAAATTCACGCCCAAACTGAAATTTGAACCATATAAAAATGCAGTCTCGTTTTCGGTTGCAATTTTTTCGATTTCAGGTTTTTGGTCGAGCCAACCTGTTGTTCCACAAACTACCGGAATTTTATTTTCGAGGCAAATTTTAATATTGTTAAAAGCCACTTCAGGATTAGAAAACTCTATGACCACATCGGGATTGTTCAGGTTTTCCAAAGTTGGAGATTCGTTCAGTTTTGCTACAACTTCGTGACCACGACTTTCGGCAATTTCACCGATGATTTTACCCATTTTTCCGTATCCAACTAATGCAATCTTCATATATTTTGTTTGATATTATTTGAACTTATTTGATGTTGTTTGAAATCAATTATCATTTATCAATCATCATTGATAATTTAGAATCTATAATTAAAGGAAAGTCCCGCTTTTGAAGATTGATTTCCAAATTCATCAAAAATAATCGCAGGTTTCAAAGCCAAATCGGGGTCTTTTCTTCCTTCGTACAAATGTGCGTCAACAACGGCATCCACAATATTCAGAACGTAAATTAATCCCGTGACTGCAATCGCGTAATCTCGCTGTCTTTTCGCTCTGTCCTGTGTTCTTCCCAAAGCTTCGGCAGTGATTCCGGGAAT
Encoded proteins:
- the lepB gene encoding signal peptidase I, which produces MNYFLIYSVYVIILSLLMGISTWKLFKKMGYNPLFAFVPFYNYFIIQKETKHPKWWVAMAYLPIVGPIMMTVFHLFLMKHFGKSGFTQKLLTVILPFIYMAIVNYSKDAEVETEDELYLTEDEKKEKKKESFLGSITFAVVFATIIHVFLTQPFGIPTGSMERTLLVGDFLFVNKWSYGYRMPMRPLAIPFLQGTIMDTGQKGNPKDDPKSYVDAVKLPYSRLLQFNKPQKNDIVVFNYPQDSVHTAIDRKDPYVKRCVAVAGDVIEMRAGRLFVNGKAETVLGDQKVQHKYIAQTGSQLDVPALYNKYGFLPLQEIQTQNGYLYDFQGLTDETAKEIKALPQIIKMEEHVWPKDSAAVGYKLNAERDAYTKKIDTTQSIFPINKKWNQDWYGPLKIPKKGDVVTLNQETLPEYQWIISEYEHNKLENKNGKIFVNGQETNKYTIKQDYYMMIGDNRDASLDARFFGFVPEENIVGKPMFTWMSVEGLFKDAGSSYQAPTKIRWDRMFKATNTGEANKTSYWWVAVLVLVLFFGWDYIMKLFKKKETEE
- the dapB gene encoding 4-hydroxy-tetrahydrodipicolinate reductase, with the translated sequence MKIALVGYGKMGKIIGEIAESRGHEVVAKLNESPTLENLNNPDVVIEFSNPEVAFNNIKICLENKIPVVCGTTGWLDQKPEIEKIATENETAFLYGSNFSLGVNLFFALNEKLADLMKNFSEYKVQLEEIHHTHKKDAPSGTAISLAEGIIKNDHRFDAWKLDETKGNKLGIFAIREDEVPGTHSIFYRSEVDEIEIKHTAFNRNGFALGAVIAAEWIQGKKGNFSMKDVLFS